A window from Littorina saxatilis isolate snail1 linkage group LG9, US_GU_Lsax_2.0, whole genome shotgun sequence encodes these proteins:
- the LOC138976128 gene encoding uncharacterized protein: MKMASEKRESVLHLGRETDLPSPSSNPPPPRPPPPSGAGLAAAYAPPPHVSSQAAPLPESAYWKVTPVGGYPSRSPMGAVHQGSYLAPPKKKSVLEAYILCLPLGFLGAHHFYLGRPSFGVMYLFTFGLFGAGWLIDLLRMPCLVSRVNKGNREKHEELVHLQQQLAQQQQQQQLGQQHGPQPLHNIVFVAFEPRSLADAYILWFPCGLFGFHHFYLRNYGMGFLYLFTFGLLGIGWLVDIFRMPSMVREANNNSPNKPIRTANQCTAHILALSPAGILGGHHYYLDRPIWGLLYTLTFGLCGAGWVMDWFRTHQLVKRANAMRLGLTSPCLKFVDDAYVLCIPWGFTGLHHFYLRRYGWGFLYLFTFGIFGIGWLVDWFRLPCLVKEVNANTDASCRRLITTTPHSNQAFNGAVTGTGNGGAVQNYGNQGQGPMTVVISPTQQPFGASGGVPPGYPPAAGYGYPSYQAYPGPYPSYMNGGMYQGGPPQYSAQPGSTDGPHVHVSAGPAPPPYEASAPNNQTTGTKH, encoded by the exons ATGAAGATGGCGTCAGAAAAACGAGAATCCGTTCTGCACCTCGGGAGGGAAACCGacctcccctccccttcctccaacccccctccccccagacccccacccccttcaggGGCAGGACTAGCAGCAGCGTACGCCCCTCCCCCTCACGTCTCCAGCCAAGCAGCACCCCTCCCTGAATCGGCCTACTGGAAGGTGACTCCAGTTGGGGGGTACCCGTCACGCTCTCCGATGGGGGCGGTTCATCAGGGGTCCTACCTGGCCCCTCCCAAGAAGAAGTCAGTGTTGGAAGCCTACATTCTGTGTTTACCTCTGGGGTTTCTTGGCGCCCATCACTTCTACCTGG GACGTCCATCGTTTGGTGTCATGTACCTCTTCACCTTCGGCCTGTTCGGCGCTGGCTGGCTCATCGACCTACTGCGCATGCCCTGTCTGGTTAGCCGAGTCAACAAAGGGAACCGAGAAAAACACGAGGAGCTCGTCCACTTGCAGCAACAGCTggcgcagcagcagcagcagcagcaactaGGGCAGCAACATGGTCCGCAACCGTTGCACAACATCGTCTTCGTTGCTTTCGAGCCGCGGTCGCTTGCTGATGCCTACATCTTATGGTTCCCTTGTGGACTGTTTG GCTTTCACCACTTTTACCTGAGGAACTACGGGATGGGCTTCCTGTACCTGTTCACCTTCGGGCTGCTGGGGATCGGGTGGCTGGTGGACATCTTCCGCATGCCCAGTATGGTGAGGGAGGCCAACAACAACTCTCCCAACAAGCCCATCAGGACAGCCAACCAGTGCACCGCGCACATCCTGGCCCTCAGCCCCGCTGGCATCCTTGGGGGACACCACTACTATCTGGACCGTCCCATCTGGGGGCTACTCTATACCTTGACGTTTGGCTTGTGTGGTGCTG GGTGGGTCATGGACTGGTTCAGGACGCACCAGCTGGTGAAGCGCGCCAACGCTATGCGCCTGGGGCTGACCTCACCCTGCCTCAAGTTCGTGGACGATGCGTACGTGCTGTGTATACCCTGGGGCTTCACGGGCCTGCACCACTTCTACCTGCGTCGCTACGGCTGGGGCTTCCTCTACCTCTTCACCTTCGGCATCTTCGGCATCGGCTGGTTGGTCGACTGGTTCCGTCTGCCGTGCCTGGTCAAGGAGGTCAACGCCAACACGGATGCCTCCTGCAGAAGACTCATCACCACCACACCTCATTCTAATCAGGCCTTCAACGGGGCCGTCACCGGAACCGGAAATGGTGGCGCGGTGCAGAACTATGGGAACCAAGGTCAAGGCCCCATGACGGTGGTGATCTCGCCTACTCAGCAGCCTTTTGGAGCGTCAGGAGGAGTACCCCCGGGCTACCCGCCAGCGGCCGGGTACGGCTACCCGAGCTACCAGGCTTACCCAGGCCCCTACCCGAGTTATATGAACGGAGGAATGTACCAGGGGGGACCACCCCAGTACAGCGCCCAACCCGGCTCTACGGATGGTCCGCATGTACACGTGTCTGCCG